In Mytilus edulis chromosome 4, xbMytEdul2.2, whole genome shotgun sequence, the following proteins share a genomic window:
- the LOC139520081 gene encoding limbic system-associated membrane protein-like isoform X2: MTQQYSLLDICILCTVLVVMVGYNCNGYTYPRFDTRPLNVTAVAGQMKILPCAVENKQNYTVTWMNPKKILISHGDRRLMDDIRMDIDRSTIPDWNLLIRQVRYSDHGMYTCTLNTKPVLVKRIYLTVLVPPDINEYWSSPNQVVREGSTIQLTCNATGKPQPEILWFRKTVYSKIEKKEALGNPGEILVIHNISRNCDGTYECVASNGIGNDVSKEIYVDVQFPPEVHLLNKKISQRVGKETILSCIISASPQAVGIWYKGKTPVEQRWDIRTEIYEDDPHTLTLNLRIMSLEEKDFGHYTCEASNELGGDSETMFLYEEIVSVPAVPDQSIHNGRNKYPYKKDNKDFLQDIPKDPVYQYAGGNGSSKNYLQFLCFILLCLSWVLTAGL; this comes from the exons TATTGGTAGTTATGGTCGGATATAACTGTAACGGATATACATATCCAAGATTTGACACTCGACCACTAAACGTTACAGCTGTAGCCGGACAAATGAAAATTTTGCCTTGTGCAGTTGAAAACAAGCAGAATTATACG GTCACCTGGATGAATCCCAAGAAAATTTTAATATCTCATGGTGATAGAAGATTAATGGACGATATACGGATGGATATAGATCGATCCACCATTCCTGACTGGAATCTCCTAATACGCCAAGTACGATATAGCGACCATGGAATGTATACTTGTACCCTCAACACTAAACCAGTTTTGGTAAAACGTATTTATTTGACAGTGTTAG TACCACCAGACATCAACGAATACTGGTCGAGCCCTAATCAAGTTGTACGAGAAGGCTCAACAATTCAACTGACTTGTAATGCGACTGGAAAACCCCAGCCAGAAATTTTGTGGTTTAGAAAAACTGTGTATAgtaaaatagagaaaaaagaag CCTTAGGTAACCCTGGAGAAATATTAGTGATACACAATATATCAAGAAACTGTGACGGAACATATGAATGTGTGGCATCTAACGGAATCGGGAACGATGTCTCCAAAGAAATATATGTTGATGTGCAGT TTCCACCTGAGGTGCATCTATTAAATAAGAAGATAAGTCAACGTGTGGGGAAAGAAACAATTTTATCATGTATCATTTCTGCGTCACCCCAAGCAGTTGGAATATGGTACAAAGGAAAGACACCTGTCGAACAACGCTGGGATATACGGACAGAGATTTATGAAGACGACCCACATACTCTTACACTTAATTTAAGAATAATGAGCCTTGAAGAAAAAGATTTTGGTCATTATACTTGTGAAGCATCAAATGAATTAGGTGGAGACAGTGAAACTATGTTTTTatatg AAGAGATCGTATCCGTACCTGCAGTACCAGACCAATCTATACACAATGGTAGAAATAAATACCCATACAAAAAAGATAACAAAGACTTCCTGCAAGACATTCCAAAAG ACCCCGTGTATCAGTATGCTGGTGGGAACGGATCTTCTAAAAACTATTTACAATTTCTCTGCTTTATACTGTTGTGTCTATCATGGGTATTAACTGCTGGATTATAA
- the LOC139520081 gene encoding limbic system-associated membrane protein-like isoform X1 codes for MTQQYSLLDICILCTVLVVMVGYNCNGYTYPRFDTRPLNVTAVAGQMKILPCAVENKQNYTVTWMNPKKILISHGDRRLMDDIRMDIDRSTIPDWNLLIRQVRYSDHGMYTCTLNTKPVLVKRIYLTVLVPPDINEYWSSPNQVVREGSTIQLTCNATGKPQPEILWFRKTVYSKIEKKEALGNPGEILVIHNISRNCDGTYECVASNGIGNDVSKEIYVDVQFPPEVHLLNKKISQRVGKETILSCIISASPQAVGIWYKGKTPVEQRWDIRTEIYEDDPHTLTLNLRIMSLEEKDFGHYTCEASNELGGDSETMFLYEEKARTTTPFAHFTEEIVSVPAVPDQSIHNGRNKYPYKKDNKDFLQDIPKDPVYQYAGGNGSSKNYLQFLCFILLCLSWVLTAGL; via the exons TATTGGTAGTTATGGTCGGATATAACTGTAACGGATATACATATCCAAGATTTGACACTCGACCACTAAACGTTACAGCTGTAGCCGGACAAATGAAAATTTTGCCTTGTGCAGTTGAAAACAAGCAGAATTATACG GTCACCTGGATGAATCCCAAGAAAATTTTAATATCTCATGGTGATAGAAGATTAATGGACGATATACGGATGGATATAGATCGATCCACCATTCCTGACTGGAATCTCCTAATACGCCAAGTACGATATAGCGACCATGGAATGTATACTTGTACCCTCAACACTAAACCAGTTTTGGTAAAACGTATTTATTTGACAGTGTTAG TACCACCAGACATCAACGAATACTGGTCGAGCCCTAATCAAGTTGTACGAGAAGGCTCAACAATTCAACTGACTTGTAATGCGACTGGAAAACCCCAGCCAGAAATTTTGTGGTTTAGAAAAACTGTGTATAgtaaaatagagaaaaaagaag CCTTAGGTAACCCTGGAGAAATATTAGTGATACACAATATATCAAGAAACTGTGACGGAACATATGAATGTGTGGCATCTAACGGAATCGGGAACGATGTCTCCAAAGAAATATATGTTGATGTGCAGT TTCCACCTGAGGTGCATCTATTAAATAAGAAGATAAGTCAACGTGTGGGGAAAGAAACAATTTTATCATGTATCATTTCTGCGTCACCCCAAGCAGTTGGAATATGGTACAAAGGAAAGACACCTGTCGAACAACGCTGGGATATACGGACAGAGATTTATGAAGACGACCCACATACTCTTACACTTAATTTAAGAATAATGAGCCTTGAAGAAAAAGATTTTGGTCATTATACTTGTGAAGCATCAAATGAATTAGGTGGAGACAGTGAAACTATGTTTTTatatg AAGAAAAAGCCCGAACAACGACACCTTTTGCTCATTTTACAGAAGAGATCGTATCCGTACCTGCAGTACCAGACCAATCTATACACAATGGTAGAAATAAATACCCATACAAAAAAGATAACAAAGACTTCCTGCAAGACATTCCAAAAG ACCCCGTGTATCAGTATGCTGGTGGGAACGGATCTTCTAAAAACTATTTACAATTTCTCTGCTTTATACTGTTGTGTCTATCATGGGTATTAACTGCTGGATTATAA
- the LOC139520083 gene encoding uncharacterized protein yields the protein METTDVAMTIYIPRMYGIEYVFGGMFDKKIVKQCDKKIKEMEKEIKRHNKIYKKLQDQQKVCWLANRKVAYKLDTSKKINDYRVEIIVSAHEERTTQKAINKIQKHLQQTLKQAKRMEQKYQDLLEQESKIRSSVKKLEQDIAKMIEFQVNDRTLSPTHVNSSIHTIIPIQTVVQRMSSKYQFTMPQEFNEKNGCYARLPDFELIKREFRR from the exons ATGGAGACTACAGATGTCGCAATGACCATATATATTCCAAGGATGTACGGAATAGAATATGTGTTTGGTGGAAT GTTTGACAAAAAGATTGTCAAGCAATGtgacaagaagatcaaagaaatGGAAAAGGagataaaaagacacaataaaatttacaaaaaattgcaGGATCAGCAAAAG GTGTGTTGGCTTGCCAACAGAAAAGTTGCATACAAGTTGGATACTTCAAAGAAGATTAATGATTACAGAGTAGAAATAATTGTAAGTGCGCATGAAGAACGCACTACACAAAAAGCaataaataaaattcagaaaCATCTTCAACAAACATTAAAGCAAGCAAAAAGGATGGAACAAAAGTACCAAGATCTTCTGGAACAGGAATCCAAAATAAGATCATCTGTCAAAAAG CTGGAACAGGACATAGCCAAAATGATTGAATTCCAAGTGAATGATAGGACACTTTCTCCAACGCATGT taATAGTAGTATACACACAATCATACCGATACAAACTGTTGTGCAAAGAATGAGTAGCAAATACCAGTTTACCATGCCTCAG GAATTTAATGAAAAGAATGGGTGCTATGCAAGGTTGCCTGATTTTGAACTAATCAAGCGTGAATTCCGTAGATAA